In Microbulbifer salipaludis, a genomic segment contains:
- a CDS encoding dipeptide epimerase: MKIVDVKLGMLRVPLVTPFKTALRTVDAVEDVVVMLETDTGHIGYGNAPATAVITGDTHGSVIEAVRTVFTPLLLDREVADLNRLTRQIQGAMINNTSAKAAVEIALFDLFAQSYKTPLYRILGGGENSLTTDITISVDYIEKMVADAESAVDRGFEILKLKVGKDIGLDIERIRAVYAAVKGRALLRLDANQGWSPKQAVLAIRGLEEAGVLLELVEQPVKANNLEGMRYIAERVRTPIMADESVFGPQEVMKVIDQRAADIINIKLMKTGGISNALKIADIAELHDVECMVGCMLETSIGVSAAAHMAAAKAPVVSKLDLDVPSLCQYDPIVGGASYKDADIILNETPGLGIEKIEGLQLLA, translated from the coding sequence ATGAAAATCGTAGACGTAAAGCTGGGCATGTTGCGGGTTCCTCTGGTAACCCCGTTCAAGACTGCATTGAGAACCGTGGACGCGGTAGAGGATGTGGTGGTGATGCTGGAGACGGACACCGGGCATATTGGCTATGGTAATGCGCCCGCAACGGCGGTGATTACTGGTGATACCCACGGCTCTGTGATCGAAGCGGTGCGCACGGTATTTACGCCCCTGCTGCTGGATCGCGAGGTGGCGGATCTCAACCGCCTTACGCGGCAGATTCAGGGGGCGATGATCAACAACACCAGTGCCAAGGCCGCGGTGGAAATTGCGCTGTTCGACCTGTTTGCGCAGAGCTATAAAACGCCGCTCTACCGTATTCTCGGTGGTGGAGAAAATAGCCTGACCACCGATATCACCATCAGCGTCGACTATATCGAAAAGATGGTCGCCGACGCGGAAAGTGCGGTGGATCGCGGTTTTGAGATTCTGAAGCTCAAGGTGGGTAAAGATATCGGGCTGGATATCGAGCGTATTCGCGCGGTGTATGCCGCAGTAAAAGGGCGCGCGCTGTTGCGCCTGGATGCGAACCAGGGCTGGAGCCCCAAGCAGGCGGTACTTGCCATTCGCGGTCTGGAAGAGGCCGGGGTGCTGCTGGAGCTCGTAGAGCAGCCGGTGAAGGCCAATAATCTTGAGGGCATGCGCTATATCGCGGAGCGCGTCAGAACGCCGATCATGGCGGACGAGAGCGTGTTCGGCCCGCAGGAGGTGATGAAGGTCATCGACCAGCGCGCGGCGGACATCATTAACATCAAGCTGATGAAAACCGGCGGTATTTCCAATGCGCTGAAGATCGCCGATATCGCAGAGCTGCACGACGTAGAGTGTATGGTCGGATGTATGCTGGAAACCAGTATCGGTGTCTCAGCGGCGGCGCATATGGCGGCAGCGAAGGCGCCGGTGGTGTCTAAGCTGGATCTGGATGTACCGTCGCTGTGCCAATACGACCCGATAGTCGGTGGCGCTTCCTACAAGGATGCGGATATCATTCTGAACGAAACCCCGGGCCTCGGTATTGAAAAGATCGAAGGCCTGCAGCTGCTGGCCTGA
- a CDS encoding NlpC/P60 family protein, translated as MLRPEFWQRRLSSDAARLRAEEIQTLNAKSLGSDPFLNNLDQFPSDVSGDRVIDMINQVSRPASSPRYRVDGSLFTERDYAQLDAAVQRSAVPEQVKVRWGVVVERASMRSYPTDTRVLKNAGDMDLDRFQETGVFPGQRLAILHESADGEWWFAVNYHYAAWLPKRAVAIGERGAIDRWHRQSPRLTVTGAQVRTNYNPVDPRTSEVVLDMGVSLPLLSAADVGHNVNGQNPHASYIVALPVRDAQGALAFEPTLIGRAQDVTPGLLEYRPSLVLQQAFKFLGERYGWGHDYNGRDCTGFVGEVYKSFGILMPRNSGQQGKSDFAPTKRFGPEDHAARAEAIAALRVGDLIYIPGHVMMYIGQVDGEPYVIHDVTGLSYYQTDESMYRGTLSGVSITPLSPMRLSEEKSYIDGIYAIKTII; from the coding sequence ATGTTGCGGCCTGAATTCTGGCAGCGCCGTCTGAGTAGTGATGCCGCGCGCTTGAGAGCCGAAGAAATTCAGACCCTGAACGCAAAAAGCCTGGGAAGCGATCCCTTTCTCAACAACCTCGATCAGTTCCCCAGCGATGTTTCCGGGGACCGCGTCATCGATATGATCAATCAGGTGAGCCGCCCGGCATCTTCGCCGCGTTATCGTGTTGACGGCTCTTTGTTTACCGAGAGGGACTACGCGCAGCTGGATGCTGCTGTCCAGCGTTCCGCGGTGCCTGAGCAGGTCAAGGTTCGCTGGGGTGTGGTAGTAGAGCGCGCAAGTATGCGCAGCTATCCCACAGATACTCGGGTCTTGAAAAACGCGGGCGACATGGATCTCGATCGCTTCCAGGAAACCGGCGTGTTCCCCGGTCAGCGCCTGGCGATTTTGCACGAAAGTGCCGATGGTGAATGGTGGTTTGCGGTGAACTATCACTATGCCGCCTGGCTGCCCAAACGGGCGGTGGCCATTGGGGAGCGCGGTGCGATTGATCGGTGGCACAGGCAGTCGCCCCGCTTGACTGTGACTGGCGCCCAGGTGAGAACCAATTACAACCCGGTGGATCCACGCACGTCTGAGGTTGTGCTGGACATGGGGGTATCTTTGCCGCTGTTAAGCGCGGCGGATGTGGGGCATAACGTAAATGGCCAGAACCCGCACGCCAGTTACATCGTTGCCTTGCCGGTGCGCGATGCACAGGGTGCGCTGGCTTTTGAGCCCACGCTGATCGGTCGCGCTCAGGATGTTACGCCGGGGTTGCTTGAGTACCGGCCGTCGTTGGTGCTGCAGCAGGCGTTCAAATTTCTTGGTGAGCGCTACGGGTGGGGCCACGACTACAACGGGCGTGACTGTACCGGCTTCGTGGGCGAGGTGTACAAGTCCTTTGGCATCCTGATGCCGCGCAATTCTGGCCAGCAGGGTAAAAGTGACTTTGCACCGACGAAGCGATTTGGGCCGGAAGATCACGCTGCGCGCGCTGAGGCCATTGCTGCGCTGCGAGTTGGGGATCTGATTTATATCCCCGGCCACGTCATGATGTACATCGGCCAGGTGGATGGTGAGCCCTATGTGATTCACGATGTCACCGGGCTCAGCTACTACCAGACCGACGAATCCATGTATCGGGGTACGCTTTCCGGCGTTTCCATTACTCCGTTGAGTCCGATGCGGCTCAGTGAAGAAAAAAGCTATATCGATGGCATCTATGCCATCAAAACTATTATCTGA